ACATTATGTTCTTGCCTTTAACAACCTTTGAGCGTTTCTCCTCCACTTTGTTTTGTAGTGCCATAGTTACCTTAACGAATACGGACATACCTTTTGTAAAACATGGATCTGTTTCTAATATATTCAAAGTTTCAAtgtttaattttagtttgtttaactTATCTAAGAATTCTATTGCAATATTCATTGAACCCACAATTCTCGCCCCATGTGAAGGTTGTTCAGCACCATCTAAACACGTTTTAGACCTACCAGTTGGGtgtttttctcttattttagGTGATAGTTCTTTGGTACTACCTTTTCTATTTAACTGGGATGTAAGACGAGCATTTTCGTTAGGCTGAATCTCTTCACTTGTCATCAAAGAAGGAACTCTTTCGTCTAAAGAATCACGAGTATATAAACAGTCTTCCTGATTGTTTgttgaacaaaatgtaaatttgtgTTCCTTACGATGTACAGTCTCAAATAACTCTGAATCTGACTTTCTGATTTCCTCTTCATTCACTGTAGGCATGAATTTTCGCCGCAAAACATCAGAATTAGACTTGagaaatactattttcttttttgcTTGAGGAATGTCTCCCATCATTCCTTCCGGCGATAACTGCTTGCTTGAAGACACCCAATTATGTACGTTGTCACTGACATTTCTGTATGTAGGTTTTTCATTCACAATGCTGTCAAGATTCATAGAAGACAATTCTCCTTTTCTCTTAATATTCGGTAGTGATTCAAGGACTTCCTCTTGATTGACGCCACTTTGTAAATTTTGTTTACGAACGCTTTCATCAAAGAAACTGTCTGCTGTTGGGGCATTTTCGACATTCTCTGCACAAACTGATCTCTTGAATTTGAAATCTAATTTGTGCGAATATAACTCAAGATACTCTCTTCTGATGCTATTTTTCATTTCCTCTCTGTTGTCAGAAGTGACGTTTACATATCTGTTAAAGCTACTACTGGCGTCGTCCTTCTTTTCAGCAAGACTAGTCATGAACTCCGACACTGAAGTCCTTGCGTCAGATAAGAAGCTTTCAACAGAGCTTGCTATGCTGCTCCACGGTCCGCCTGAAGATCTGTCTACTGATATTTTGCGACGGACAGTTGGTTGTGTGTGTGGGCATACAGCACATCCAGATATTTTATCGGCACTTTCATCCTTTGTTTGTAATTTACCACCAAACGTATCCATCGCAAAATCATTTCTGTTACTATATCATTAGAAACCGAATTTTAAAGTAGCTTAGTGTTGCACATGATAAGTTAATTTTCATGTATCTACTATCGTTATTCCGAATATATGTATTTACACCAGTATCAGCCGCAGTTGTCTTTAATTATGCTTAGTAACTTCAGCTGTTtgacttttttaataaaatgttcagTCACGAGAGTATAAAAACAGTAAGGAAGGGCTCGTTTCTTGAAAGACATTATCACGTTGATAATTTAAGACCAACTTCCTCTGATATTGTTACAGGTGTGTGAATGAAATATTGACAAACTGTAATCTACGTGAATTTGTTTATTGACATGTAGGTTTTTCATCATTATGAAATACATGGATAGGTAAGATTATTCATTTAACAACAGTTGTTTATTGTACATATCAATATGCTGTaagatattgttttattttcaaattatgaaaCACATTTACAGCTAAAACTGAAAAATGCAGAGGTctcaactgaatatcatgtttaCATATTGTTATGCTGCAGTTGTCCACAGAGACAAAGCTCCATTTTCTAACATCTTCCATTACACGACGATTATGATGTTTCCAATATCCAGATACTCACAAGTCTGCAAAACTGGATAAATTAAGGGACAACTGGTACTTTTCCGTACGATTACGTATATTCTTTTGCAGGTTCGGCCACTGCGATCAATCCTTGAAATTGCCTGGTCAAACCCGCAGAATAAcacaaacaaggcagtctgaattaCAGCTAAATCCCACTCTTCTGTTAAGGATAGTGAAAGGGTacacttttgaccttgagctgtgacctcaaccttgaactgacatgactgactcatgaattctgcacatcaccttaatgaggttatcatttgacccaagtttcatgaaactccTTCTAGGAGTTTTGGAGATACacagctcaaacctttgaccctgagttgttaccttgaccttgagttgatatGGCTGAACCATGAGTTGtagatgaggttatcatttgaccaaagtttgatgaaaatcttttaagtggtttaggagatacagagtggacacaaaatggaaggctaaaacctttgaccctaagctgtgaccttgactttgagccggcatgactgactaagttctgcacatcgtcttgataaggtgatcatttggcccaagttttATAATATTCCTTTAGGTGATTCaggaaatatagagcggacacgaaattaaaagcttaaacatttgacctggagttgtgaccttgaccttgagtcggcatggctgactcataagttctgcacattgtctcggaTAGGTGATAATTTGACCTATGTTTCATATGAATCCCTCAAGGGGATTAgtagatacagagcagacacaaaatggaaagctcaaacctttgaccccgagttgtgaccttgaccttgagccagtatGGCTGACAAaagagttctgcacatcgccttgacgaggtgatcatttgacccaagtctgatgaaaatccttttaggggtttaggagatacagagcggacacgaaagtgttacagacagacggaaggacggacgaacggaaaccattcctataacaccccaccactcgtggcgggggattaaaaacacaTACGGAGAATACCTTATCCCGATATGTCGACTGTCATTACGGaccctttaacccttaccttactaaatttgtataatgaacttatccatctttcaatttggacagtaccattaactgttaaaaagggtatGCACCAAattgatactgactgaatggtgaactgtgtagatcatgatcagactgcacggataatctacactggtcgcaaaggaataACCAGTTGTCCAGTATAATAAGCCAgattcgaatttaacctagaggTCGTCAAGACAAAGATTCTGTCcaatcaattctcatgagtttaaaacttaaactgtggactctacagtgttaataagattttcctttgatttagccTAGTGAATtcgtttttgatcccatatgtcctagtttcgaccttgacctaggggtcatcatgataaacattctaattaagtgtcatgaagatattcatcaatgtggcctctagagtgttaacaagcttttcctttgattttaccggatgacctagtttttgatcctagatgacgaagattcaaacttgacctgaagGTCATcacaacaaacattctgactaattcgcGTAAGTtgcaaacttaaactgtggattctacagtgttaacaaaattttcctttgatctggcctagtggcctagttttaatcccacatgacacagtttagaacttgacctggaactcatcaaaacaaacattccgaccaggtttcatgaagatagggtaataaatatggcctctaaaatgttttaaccttttcctttgatttgaccaggtgaccttgcttttgaccccacatgatccagatgtaacggttaacaagattttcctttgatttggcctactgacctagttttggccccacatgaccaagtttcgaaactgacctagagatcatcaagacaaagattctgaccaaatttcatgaagatagggccagaattgtttttaaagtagcctctaagtgttaacaagcgtttcctttgttTTGgactgatgacctagtttttgacctaataTAACCTAGTATCGAACTCTTCAGAGATGCTATTGatggtaaaattctgaccaagtttcataaagactgggccAAAAgtttgacgacggacgacgtgcgatggacacagggcgattacaaaagcttacattgagcacttcgtgctctggagAGCTAAGAAGGAAACGgaatgggaaaaaaaaagaaatattgctaAGTTATAATTTACTTGGATTTTAAACCATTGCAATTTAGAAATGTCCAGAAATATAACTTTTCCAAATCCTTATCAAAACGTTACAAACCATAATACATGCACGCAAACACGTAAAACTACTAAATATTCAGTttatgactgaaaatatttctcataGGTTTAAGCGAATACAGTTGTCAAATAGGCAAATAGACACACTATATAAAAGTAAAAGCTGTATATCTGATTGAACACATGTTTTCATGGGACACGTCAAAATAGAAATGCCCGCACGTATGTTCACATATACACGTCAGCGGGATTTACGTTTTGGAGTTTCTTATTACGATCAATGCTGTCAATCGAATGGTAGTAACCAGAATTTGTAGATGAAAGAGTTTCAGATTTGCCTTCTTCCTGTGGTGGCTCCTTAGGCGTTTGTGCATTTTCTGTGGCAATCTCGTCCGCATTGTAATAGACGCTGTCTCCAATTTTTGTCATTGTTATATCTTCGGTTGGCTTTCCCGTATTTTGAATTGCAGGTACACTTCTAATATTCCCGGTATTCGGCGGCAAAGGTGTCTTAGTGCAGTATGTACACACTAGCCACAGAATGATAAACAAAACTAGTGCGCAGCCCGCAGCTATACCACCGACCATGGCATCATGTCTGACTTCTTCCATTAATTCTGGGCCAAAGTAGGGCCCATCAACATTAACTCCGATTTTGACGATGTGTGTTCCATTAGGCCCGGTATCAACGATGCAGTAGTACACCCCAAAGTCGTCATCATCAAGTCTGTCGATGGACAAAACAAATCCATCGTTTCTTATAACAATGTGGCCGCTATTAAAATCCGTACCTTGCTTCCATATTTCTCCAGATGGTAAAATCCAAGCCTTCACGGAATGAATTACGGCACTATTTTGATTGAATTTAGCGCAGTCTAAGTCGACCTTCTCGAAGTACTCGATCTCATTTTTCCATGTCTTGTTGTCGCAGTGCACTTGCGGCACAGGCATCTGAGATAGTGCGACGAGGAACACAACCGCATTTTGAAGCCAAACCATCTTTGTCACTGATATATTTTATGACTTGATGGCGCAGTGTAGGATCCCGTTTTATTTGCGTTGGATCAGCGCTTTTCGACTTGTCGGAATACAAATGGTCTCTgtcgaaaaaaaaatgatatcatcAAATAAGCGAAATGGCAGATTGACAAAAGctcattaaacttttttttcggcATACGTACAATGTACTCGATGCCTTTCAAATACAGTTATCACGAGATCATCCTCTCTTGACTTTcctttattttttctgttatgtACAGGTGAACAAACGACGTATCATCTAGATAGATCTGAGAAAAGTCCATATTTCATGACAAACTACTTTTCAGTCTATGCATAAAAACATTATAGCTATACTTAGtactaaaaatattaaatatgagtAGAAGACTTTTAAAATAACTTACTTTTGTATCCAGATTCTAAATATAtatggcagttactttcggataAAAAAGCATGCCCCATAGATAACAGTTAAATTGACAACAACTCCGTTATTTTATCTGTACACACGAGCTATCAAGGGTAGTATGTAGGAAGTTTTCAGTAGAAACCAAAGTATGTGCTAACCCTTTTAACGGAAAACGCGAAAGTTAGGAGGTAAATAGTTTAAAACGGAAGTTTCTTTAATTCTTACCTTGTATGTATTTGTAATTGAGCAATTCTGAACCAGATTTTACCCACCCTTAACAAGAGCGTGCAGGAAAGGGCACAATTGATTGGACGTCGCAGAGATGTTGATATTGCAATACATGTGTGTCCGGAAGTCCCTATAATTAGAGGTTCATGTCtaaggtatgacccatgtaatagtgtagtattcaattcctacaataaacctactttgacttaaatttttcagggggcataggttcaagccccactgagaCCAAATATTTTCCCTTATAtcccttttttctagtaagtttttacttttttcaagacttattattgattttattgtacaaaagtgaaaagttttcatttgataagcgatttcttgctgttcaaagtgaatttacctctgaaacagaagggggcagagttagacttctttaaaaatactgagttacatgcggtaaaagttctctattttgcctttactctttagattacatattgtggaagaaatgtaggtaggttttacttctgccccaaggttatttttgaatgaagtgagcaaaatttaaaacagtcccacaggactcgaccttaatttttcaatgttggagttagaattctgtctcattaaatccttttacttgaggcaccctagaaaaaaaatgatattgacagttttattttgtgttttataattgtttaccaatagtttgacgtttcttttatcaaaattaatggtataatgaattctctgcaaacgttttggacagtggccatcactttgaaatttgtctctacttgagcttgaggaaatatcatgaattatacaaaatttataaaaaaaaacggcacggtaaaagttgtttaaattttgcatacaagtctctcactggatacagtatattgctgtaacattgttttgaacatttgaaatattcaccattaggtgggtcataccttaattGCCCATCGCGATTACGGACTAATTGCCGGCCGTATGCACTTCTCAGGGCAATTATTCCGTTGTCGCACATGGCAGTCAAGTATTAATGTATGTAATAACAAACCCTAtaacgtgatagcgcgacaccaccagataacatgacaccagatcggataacgcgacactctgcggagtttgttgtcgattagaagtaagtattttcaattttttctttacattatgtgaatcaatgaaaagcagactcttaccaggtttcgaggatagaaagaggcatctaaaggaatgttttctgaattaaaaagaacaccaaataatcatacagatggctaatccacggccagattttcattgttttggatattgaaccgaggattttttctcatttctgaagcaacaagcttggcattaccctcaatagaaagccaaacattctctctctttgtctgccaaatatcccggcgaaatctccattactttcgaaaatacgaggtgttaaagtcggatgggtagaccaaaaatgttctgtctgacaccacataattcccagggaaggttcttactgacaccaacttttgaagattagatgttctgtctgacaccagcatttgatcatacttttttttgcctttatttcgctcagtttgcagtattttatcgaatttacgcatgttttcgggtataacgggtcgttaaattcatttttctaataagggtttaggttatagtgtagaaattcaccgtaattcggtcgaaaataagccttcgtggtgttgttgaaagtagtatacataaaaaaaaacttacttttttatttttggcacttttgcgtgtaaaatgggggcttatttcattcgcagaatgtattttcagtaaaataagacgcgTTTCAGGTTAATTATCGCGTGTATATGGCAAATGATgagagaaaacgaaagtagggtcgTTTACTGCGCGACGCCGTCAACAACGCGATTCGAGAAAGGGTCAGTGGTTTCAATTTATACTGGTAAAAACCTTTTAATTTCAACCATTTTCAGGATTCAGTTCAATTTCTCGATATCTGATACAGTATGATGGGTGATTTGCACTAAATGATCTATTGTAACTTTGAATACatcaaagctttcatcacagtaatAACACCTATACTTCCGTCTGTTGTCCATTATTCTTCCATTAACCTGAAATATTAATTGCTATTAATGTGTGGAAGATATAGATATATACAGAAATTATACGAAAACGGTTGAATTAGCCGCTATAACTATCGACCGCTATATAATTAGCACCCGCAACTTTACAATACTTCCGACGGGCCTGCAGATGATTTGTAATATTGAAAATTGGCAATAACTTAACATTTTAACTAAGGTGTCTATATGAATATTGCCAGCTTCAATTCAAGCAAGTTGTTTTAATGTATCAAGGGCATGTATGCAATACGATAGTACATTCATTTTCGATTTTTTTGAAGGCGTACCAAAGAGTAAGTTCTGGAGGAGagaatgtctttaaattttcTGTACACGACCTTTGGactataagatttttttaataatggGTCTCCAATTCTGTAAATAGCAACCTATCTGCCAGCCAGTCTCCACCAACAGCACAATGAATCAAAATGACGCCTGAGACCCCCTCAAAATATATGTTCTActtctatatgagccgcgccatgagaaaacaaacattataagtggctttgcgaccagcatggatccagaccagcatgcgcatccgcgcagtcttgtcaggatccatgttgttcgctttcaaagcctattgcaattagagaaactgttagcgaacagcatggatcctgacaagactgcgcggatgcgcaggctggtctggatccatgctggtcgcaaaggcactatgttggttttctcatggtgctcaTTATCATATATATCTAGATACTCAAACATTGACAGAATATGAATAGATCAACAATATATGAATAGGTCTTTCAGAGCTTGTTGAATATTGACCCTGACAATCCTATCAAAATATGACTCCTCCTACCCCACTCCGAGGTGCACAACCGTTAAATCATTCGGGATTTTACTTTCTCTACACATTTATTCTGAATGTTGTCTTGAACTGTAAAGGTTTAATACCAAGGTTCTAGTGTATATTCGCCATAGTTTAGATCCATGTACTATACTATCTAGAACTTCAACCCATAGAAacccatatatatatagtaaactaCAAATAATCAGCCGTCAAACTATGAAAAGAAAAGGTGGTGTAGACAGATTTGTGGTGGAACGCCGCCAGATTGAAGCCACTGACCCTTTCTCGAATCACGGTGTTGACGGCGTCGCGCAGTAAACGACCCATCTTTCGTTTTCTCTCATCATTTGCCATATACACGCGATATTTAACCTGAAAcgcgtcttattttactgaaaatacattctgcgaatgaaataagcccccattttacacgcaaaagtgccaaaaataaaaaagtaagtatttttttatgtatactactttcaacaacaccacgaaggcttattttcgaccgaattacggtgaatttctacactataacctaaacccttattaggaaaatgaatttaacgacccgttatacccgaaaacatgcgtaaattcgataaaatactgcaaaccgagcgaaataaaggcaaaaaaaagtatgatcaaatgctggtgtcagacagaacatctaatcttcaaaagttggtgtcagtaagaaccttccctgggaattatgtggtgtcagacagaacatttttggtctacccatccgactttaacacctcgtattttcgaaagtaatggagatttcgccgggatatttggcagacaaagagagagaatgtttggctttttattgagggtaatgccaagcttgttgcttcagaaatgagaaaaaatcctcggttcaatatcctaaacaatgaaaatctggccgtggattagccatctgtatgattatttggtgttctttttaattcagaaaacattcctttagatgcctctttctatcctcgaaacctggtaagagtctgcttttcattgattcacataatgtaaagaaaaaattgaaaatacttacttctaatcgacaacaaactccgcagagtgtcgcgttatccgatctggtgtcatgttatcaggtggtgtcgcgctatcacgttaTAGGGTGTGAATAACCAATGCTGAAATTATTCACTAGGAGACCGATGAcggctgtatttttcagactttttttgtaaaaaggtgACGTCATACAACTACGTCATCATGATATAGACAAGATGTTTgtatacaaacaaacatattgTTGATAACATATTCTTTAGATTCTATCACGTGTTTAAAATTTGTTAGCCACTAGATGCATGTTTTAGCTCGCTGATTTAAATGGGAGATTTGGCAAGAAGGACTAAACTGGCACCATGTGTTTGGACATGAACATACGGAAATACTTACTGGAATGTACATTGTAGGCctaatgaaattgaaataaaaacaagaaataaagtgTAATACTAGCGACTAATAAGGTCACCACATGGCTTCCGTACTGTACCGGTTTTCATCAGAGTAGCTGACACTGTATGTTAACCCTTTTTTGAGTGCACTGATTAAATCTCAATATACAACTGATAAGCTACAAAGAATATTTTGATAGACCAAGATGGTGTTTGTATCATTCTTGTATTATACTGTTTTAATATATCGTAATGCTGGAACATATTTTTGGAGTTAATTTTGGTACAATGTACCTTTTgccttattttgtttaaaaatgtacatACCTAGTCCATTtgtcaaaaacagaaaataaatatacgaaattagatgaaaaaaatatgaagtgaAAACAGAATTgtaattgttccttctcaagaggcATTTCACAcctgactgagcaggtaatggatacaatgGTACTATCAAGGGCATCCGATtaccagtagggcgccgccatcttgagctcgtgcatattcattacaaatagccccTACACCAATGCATGTTCATGCGTCTATAAGTCAGCCTATAGTGAAATACAAGTTATAAACAGTAGGCCGACAATAATTCGTACAGAGTAACCCGTGcaatgaatatttgataaagtaGAATTgagataaatataataaatatgcatgatctaaaaatagacaccCGCCAAATAATCACGTAATGAAATAGTCGCTTGTCACGTGTTAGGTCCGTTTGGTTTCATTTCGGCGAACAGCCTAAAACaggcaaaaaataaataaaaagaagcaTTTACTTTTTACCTGTCTAGATATTTTCCTTGCGTTTCGTAAATGCGTACGTGTAAAAaagtgtatataatatatatatgcagGTGCTCGCGTGTGTAAATCACGTGACAAAAACATCCTGGAAGGGCTACTTCTGCAcataattcagaaatattttaatattgcgGTCTGTAGTAACAGTcatattaaacatctgtaacatAATGTTAGAAACCAATTTTCTTAAAAGACAGAATATTGCTTAAGctctagaaggaaccttttgccAAGCTAAATCTTGTTATACTATTTTATTTgacatgtttttaatttaaacgGTTCTATTGCTACATGCCGTACATACCGCCATCCGGGGGAAAGaagcaaaataatttgatttggtTTGCCTATTTAATGTCATGTAAACATTATAAATCTAAATTAATTCACGACAATGCATATATTTGAatgataaattattcaaatagGTCTAGAAGGATGTTTGCACATAACCGCTCACTGATATCTTTATCTAAACCGTTGAAATACCGTACTTACTTTAAATGTATAGTTTGAGTTTAATCGCATTTGTTTGTTTCGTATTAAACGCCGTTTTATATGTATGGGTTTATAGTCACGCCGACAAATTTCAGGTGTTACGGCAATTTTTCTAGATTTTTTGTTGGTGAAAAATGACCTCATGTGCTTATCCGGACATTGTTTTACACATGGGCGGTTACCTGTGTAGATTTACCTACCTTCCGGaagtcagctggatggcctcctcacataAGAATTATACAGTCCAAGAGAGGtttcaaaccaaaattttgaGAAGTTAAGAGACATTAACCGCTTCCACGGAGACTCCGAATGCCGATTTTCAATACTCATAAAGTTATATACGTGATCTCTGTTACTGAATTCTTTAAATGCGTTAACCTGTTCTCTGCTGGCGACATGAAATTTCATAATATGTGTGAGAGGTTGCGGACGAGTAATCTAAACAAGTATTGTATCCAATCAGTAATCAAGTAGAACACACATCGCACTTCAATATAATGGTTTCGAACAAAATATCTCTCAAATGGAAGTATAATATTGCTGTCAACacgtttgtgtaaaaaaaaaatcatgagcttgttttgtgtgtgtggagggCATGCAAGTGAACAGTAAACGAAACCATATATTTCATATCCAAATGGAAATTATTAAACCGCACCTTTACCGATATgagttcgagcctcgctcggggcgttgaattctgtgaggaagccatccagctggctttacggaaggtcggtggttctatccaggtgcccgctcgtgatgaaataatgcacggggcgcctggggtcttcctccaccaccaaagctggaaagtagccatatgacttatgattgtgtcggtgcgacgttaaaccgaacaaaaaccaaacaaaaaattaaaccgcaatttataattatgtttagaATTTTGTATTCTCCTTCATTTGCATTACTTGAATTTATTCAATGCAGGTCTTTTGTGCAGTTAACAGCATATATAcggtattttgttcattttaaatatgtatataaatgcaATCGAAGTTATAAATACGATGCAAGATAAAACTCAAATTCATCATTCATTTCAATAAGATTAAAATTTGAGTTCGCACAGAAGGCAGTATTTGGTATTCAGACATAAATCTTGGAAACATTTTCACTGTGGAAATGCCTAAGTGTGAAATGTATTAACGTTAGGGATATAACGTTGCAAAACggtaacatgtttttttttttatcttgactCATTTATACACAAATGTTTTTCAAAGTGTTTATGAAATAAACGTAAAATACGAAATCCAAATGTTATCTGTTGACGAAATACTGACAAGTATATGTCTTTTTCACTGTCGACATAAACTAGTTAGTcgctatctttttttttttgtctactGCATCATGTTTTTTTCGAAAGGTTCTCTTAAATTAGGATTTCTTACATGTCCGTTCTTCTTCGCAACCAGATAATAGTAAAACAAAAACCCTCTTGCGTAGATATATGAACAATAATGCGTTTGAAGAATTTAAACGCGAGAGTCACGTATCTTATCAATTTGTCTCTAACCCGAGAGTTTTTTTATCACTACTTCATAAAGTATTTCATGGTgtatatc
This window of the Mercenaria mercenaria strain notata chromosome 5, MADL_Memer_1, whole genome shotgun sequence genome carries:
- the LOC123558896 gene encoding uncharacterized protein LOC123558896 gives rise to the protein MVWLQNAVVFLVALSQMPVPQVHCDNKTWKNEIEYFEKVDLDCAKFNQNSAVIHSVKAWILPSGEIWKQGTDFNSGHIVIRNDGFVLSIDRLDDDDFGVYYCIVDTGPNGTHIVKIGVNVDGPYFGPELMEEVRHDAMVGGIAAGCALVLFIILWLVCTYCTKTPLPPNTGNIRSVPAIQNTGKPTEDITMTKIGDSVYYNADEIATENAQTPKEPPQEEGKSETLSSTNSGYYHSIDSIDRNKKLQNVNPADVYM